Proteins co-encoded in one Metabacillus sp. KUDC1714 genomic window:
- the treR gene encoding trehalose operon repressor produces the protein MKNNKYLAIYKEWTDKIKSGEIKAGEALPSEHDLAETYDTSRETIRKALNLLSQNGFIQKIRGKGSIVIDVQKMSFPISGLVSFKEVSKNLNMDAITTVHDFGLVKPDPFIKQQLNATSKDEIWKVFRSRAIGSEHIILDKDYFLKKYVPTLSKQICEGSIYEYLEKELQLNISFAKKEIVVEDCTEEDRQFLDLEGFSHIVVVKNYVYLDNACLFQYTESRHRLDKFRFVDFARRGV, from the coding sequence ATGAAAAATAATAAATACCTTGCCATCTACAAAGAATGGACAGATAAAATAAAGTCTGGTGAGATCAAAGCAGGCGAAGCACTTCCATCTGAGCATGACTTAGCTGAAACATACGACACGAGCAGAGAGACAATCCGTAAAGCGTTAAATCTCTTATCCCAAAATGGCTTTATTCAAAAAATAAGGGGCAAAGGCTCAATTGTCATTGATGTACAAAAGATGAGCTTCCCAATCTCAGGATTAGTGAGCTTTAAGGAAGTTTCTAAAAACTTAAATATGGACGCAATTACAACTGTTCATGATTTCGGGTTAGTGAAGCCTGACCCATTTATAAAACAACAATTAAATGCTACAAGCAAGGATGAGATCTGGAAGGTGTTCCGCTCACGTGCGATTGGTAGCGAACATATCATCTTAGATAAGGACTATTTCTTAAAGAAGTATGTGCCAACCTTATCAAAACAAATTTGTGAAGGCTCAATCTATGAGTATTTAGAAAAAGAGCTTCAGTTAAACATTAGCTTCGCAAAAAAGGAAATCGTTGTTGAGGACTGTACGGAGGAAGACAGACAATTTCTCGACTTAGAAGGCTTTTCCCACATCGTTGTTGTCAAAAACTATGTGTATCTAGATAATGCATGCCTGTTCCAATATACTGAATCACGTCACCGCCTCGATAAATTTCGGTTTGTTGACTTTGCGCGGCGTGGGGTTTGA
- a CDS encoding CBO0543 family protein, with the protein MTVEEGIKQTEKAYQLIKEGHTMMSDAVVNAFLFTWQWWLGIGLIILPWIFWLMFRKRESTGRLLFAGVITMMLSITIDLIASSLGLWTYPVKFSPIASQLFLPYHFSLAPVAIMFFLQIKPNANPFIKSIIFSALAAFIGMNAFDMLGFYNPKGWSTFYDFFIYLFLFFIAYWFSRMDSFKKLNEDD; encoded by the coding sequence ATGACAGTTGAAGAAGGGATAAAACAAACAGAAAAGGCCTATCAACTGATTAAAGAAGGACATACAATGATGTCTGATGCAGTTGTTAATGCCTTTTTATTTACTTGGCAATGGTGGTTAGGAATTGGCTTAATTATTCTCCCTTGGATTTTTTGGTTAATGTTCAGAAAAAGGGAAAGTACCGGTCGATTACTATTCGCTGGCGTTATTACAATGATGCTATCAATAACGATTGACCTTATTGCGAGTTCTTTAGGACTATGGACTTATCCGGTAAAGTTTTCACCTATAGCATCTCAGCTATTTCTTCCTTATCATTTTTCATTAGCACCAGTTGCCATTATGTTTTTTCTGCAAATTAAGCCAAACGCTAATCCATTCATAAAGAGTATTATCTTTTCTGCTTTGGCAGCCTTTATCGGAATGAATGCATTTGATATGCTTGGTTTTTATAATCCGAAAGGTTGGTCAACATTTTATGACTTCTTTATTTATCTCTTCTTGTTTTTTATAGCGTATTGGTTTAGTCGGATGGATAGCTTCAAAAAACTAAATGAGGATGATTGA
- the pepT gene encoding peptidase T, with protein sequence MKNEIVERFTNYVKVDTQSNENNESCPSTPGQLTLANMLVKELNEIGMKEVSIDENGYVMATLPSNTEKQVPTIGFLAHVDTATDFTGTNVKPQIVENYDGNDIVLNQPLHIVLSPTHYPNLVNYKGHTLITTDGTTLLGADNKAGITEIMTAMAYLIKHPEIKHGKIRVAFTPDEEIGRGPHKFDVAAFGADFAYTVDGGPLGELQYESFNAAAAKITFKGNNVHPGTAKGKMINSAKIAMAFNSKLPAMEAPEFTEGYEGFYHLLTITGDVEETKLHYIIRDFDKQHFQVRKDKMVELVEEFKTVYGQETIILELNDQYFNMKDKIEPVKYIVDIAHEAMENLGIKPIVEPIRGGTDGSQLSYMGLPTPNIFTGGENFHGKFEFISVENMIQATNTVIEIVKLFEERAGK encoded by the coding sequence ATGAAAAACGAGATTGTTGAAAGATTTACTAATTACGTTAAAGTGGATACCCAATCAAACGAAAACAATGAATCCTGTCCATCAACACCTGGTCAGCTGACACTTGCGAATATGCTTGTTAAGGAGTTAAACGAGATTGGTATGAAAGAAGTCTCGATTGATGAAAACGGATACGTGATGGCTACTCTTCCATCAAACACTGAAAAGCAAGTCCCAACAATCGGATTTCTAGCACATGTGGATACAGCAACTGATTTTACAGGTACAAACGTTAAGCCACAAATAGTTGAAAATTATGATGGAAACGACATAGTTTTAAATCAGCCATTACATATTGTTCTTTCTCCTACTCATTACCCGAATCTAGTTAATTATAAAGGACATACACTCATTACAACGGATGGTACAACACTTTTAGGTGCTGATAATAAAGCTGGAATTACAGAAATTATGACGGCGATGGCATATCTAATCAAGCATCCAGAAATTAAGCACGGAAAAATCAGAGTGGCCTTTACACCTGATGAGGAAATTGGAAGGGGACCACATAAATTTGATGTAGCTGCATTTGGTGCTGATTTTGCCTACACAGTGGATGGTGGCCCTCTCGGTGAACTTCAATATGAAAGCTTTAACGCTGCTGCCGCCAAGATTACCTTTAAAGGAAATAATGTCCACCCTGGAACAGCTAAAGGAAAAATGATCAATTCAGCCAAGATCGCGATGGCGTTTAATAGCAAGCTCCCAGCAATGGAAGCACCTGAATTTACAGAAGGCTATGAAGGCTTCTATCACTTACTAACAATAACTGGTGATGTCGAAGAAACAAAGCTTCACTATATCATTCGCGATTTCGATAAACAGCATTTTCAAGTAAGGAAAGATAAAATGGTTGAACTTGTCGAGGAATTCAAAACAGTGTATGGACAGGAAACTATTATTTTAGAATTAAATGATCAATACTTTAATATGAAGGATAAAATTGAGCCAGTTAAGTACATTGTTGATATTGCTCATGAAGCAATGGAGAATTTAGGTATAAAGCCAATCGTTGAACCAATTCGAGGCGGCACTGATGGATCCCAGCTTTCCTATATGGGACTGCCAACACCGAATATCTTTACCGGTGGCGAGAACTTCCACGGTAAATTTGAATTTATCTCAGTTGAAAATATGATCCAAGCAACAAATACAGTCATTGAAATTGTTAAGTTGTTTGAAGAACGAGCAGGTAAATAA
- a CDS encoding DUF2642 domain-containing protein, translating to MLAFRGAGDEPPQREAPAGSHLSRYSHRSLAPSAPITLISFVQKQQSFRKEPNKKIKVVLVNGSLEGMLTGVAIDHLQLTIDGENYYVRYPQVVYFKKAG from the coding sequence ATGCTCGCTTTCCGTGGGGCGGGCGATGAGCCTCCTCAGCGCGAAGCGCCTGCGGGGTCTCATCTGTCCCGCTACTCCCACAGGAGTCTCGCACCTTCCGCACCAATCACCCTAATCAGTTTTGTTCAAAAACAACAATCTTTTAGAAAAGAGCCTAATAAAAAAATTAAAGTAGTATTAGTAAACGGTTCCTTAGAAGGAATGTTAACCGGTGTTGCTATAGACCATCTCCAACTAACAATTGACGGGGAAAATTATTATGTGCGTTATCCACAGGTGGTGTATTTTAAGAAGGCTGGCTAG
- a CDS encoding VWA domain-containing protein, which yields MRKVLFLFMMLLLVLGVLSACGSDETSKNEGNNDQSKAEETGTAEDETEGKSSDEEEVEISTTLEEILKEKSGKYFGNGYNEAIVHRDLDEKSFQDKDSFQVYNYLLGLMSESEAYKEYYDFAETFNASIETTVSSTPEGMKLEDGQVVNGTSNIAILLDASGSMAQKIGGKTKMELAKQAINEFVASMPEGSNISLRVYGHKGSNSDSDKDVSCSSTEIVYELNPYNEANFKDSLNSFKPTGWTPIAKAISETKKDFTKADGKAQNIIYVVSDGIETCDGDPVKAAKELHDSNIKAVVNIIGFDVDSNGQKQLLEVAEAGGGEFETVDSADDFKQMWERERVRLYNEWSAWSADNYNDVSAEQSDKINELYSQKADYSNLTYAEKNHLEDAIYYLQNKERISSEVREEVGSLIQQRHKILDEYNERYKELIEAVETEGKSMKEEIDEKGDEMKDKYQN from the coding sequence GTGAGGAAGGTCTTATTTTTATTCATGATGCTTTTATTGGTATTAGGAGTTCTGTCAGCGTGTGGTTCTGACGAAACGTCCAAAAATGAGGGGAACAATGATCAGTCTAAAGCTGAAGAAACTGGTACAGCAGAGGATGAGACAGAAGGCAAAAGTTCTGATGAAGAGGAAGTAGAAATCTCAACAACTTTAGAGGAGATACTTAAGGAGAAGTCAGGGAAGTATTTTGGTAATGGTTATAACGAGGCCATTGTACATAGAGATCTAGATGAAAAGAGTTTCCAAGATAAAGATAGCTTCCAAGTGTATAACTATTTGCTTGGTTTAATGAGTGAATCGGAAGCATATAAAGAATATTATGATTTTGCCGAGACGTTTAATGCCAGCATTGAAACAACTGTTTCTAGTACGCCAGAGGGCATGAAGCTTGAGGATGGTCAGGTTGTAAACGGTACATCAAATATTGCGATTCTCTTAGATGCAAGTGGAAGCATGGCGCAGAAGATTGGCGGCAAAACGAAAATGGAGCTGGCTAAGCAGGCAATTAATGAATTTGTTGCATCAATGCCTGAAGGTTCCAACATATCATTACGCGTTTACGGTCATAAGGGAAGCAACAGTGATAGTGATAAGGATGTATCATGTTCAAGTACAGAAATCGTTTATGAATTAAATCCATATAATGAAGCTAATTTTAAAGATTCTTTAAATAGCTTTAAACCGACAGGCTGGACGCCAATAGCGAAGGCAATCTCGGAAACAAAAAAGGACTTTACGAAAGCTGATGGCAAAGCGCAAAATATTATCTATGTTGTAAGCGACGGGATTGAAACATGTGATGGAGACCCTGTTAAAGCAGCAAAAGAGCTTCATGATTCTAATATTAAAGCAGTAGTAAACATTATTGGCTTTGATGTAGATAGTAATGGCCAGAAACAATTGCTAGAAGTAGCTGAAGCAGGTGGCGGTGAATTTGAAACTGTAGACTCTGCTGATGATTTTAAACAAATGTGGGAAAGAGAACGAGTTCGTCTATACAATGAGTGGAGTGCATGGTCTGCAGATAATTATAATGATGTTTCAGCCGAGCAATCCGACAAGATAAATGAACTATATAGTCAAAAAGCTGACTATTCAAATTTAACCTACGCAGAGAAAAATCATTTGGAGGATGCAATCTACTACTTGCAAAATAAGGAACGAATTAGCTCTGAAGTAAGAGAAGAGGTAGGAAGCCTTATTCAGCAAAGGCATAAGATCTTAGATGAATACAATGAACGATATAAAGAGTTAATTGAAGCAGTTGAAACAGAAGGTAAGAGTATGAAGGAAGAAATCGATGAAAAGGGCGATGAAATGAAGGATAAATATCAAAATTAA
- a CDS encoding ribonuclease YeeF family protein gives MTVKVYEAKSLIDSMEARSKSYNDLRGKLEQVKSQFNDIVNLDDQLQGKGAESIKGFFQAQMDVAEAWLRLIDRNIAFFNGIAGTAEDKNLSGDTVVHVPFLDDELTHHARSHKEMVSSQRDELKRIFNRIDDLISLDAFSKEQFDDHMEKAEKDRKDTADAVDQIDNDLKSEYNLSEGDEQYVVALFQQLMEASRQGSKIQPIHFNAEAYKASDVYKLKEQAEQQTKEYLSFKDEQEKFREQLKRQEELENRPWYEKTWDGVKTFTGELTGYYDYIRASEGVDPVTGEKLTTGQRVAAGAMAAAGFIPVVGWAGRIVKGGGAIYKTAKGMHAADQALDVYRTANTFSTLEKAEMGIYGLVSANGFSEYITGKDMFGNELTEEQQKNSLYQALGLLAVGGGAYYLNKLQAENAVYQVPNIVKNNQSRIEYLRNKYGKLTPEELHNRINTRGIHEEAIRFGSKKTWDEFLENSKGTDNIGEIKNSYIKLIKEQSPWPEGFTPKRGTLKSGDTFEMVLDNAQPLNKPGSFGTFDKITGVEYAKNNLAIKSNWKEDFGKVVTYRVKTGVELQVLEGPVGPQIDIAANKYLPGGGTQIQILLDWKENKMNYLEVVSVRSNK, from the coding sequence GTGACTGTGAAAGTATATGAAGCGAAATCATTAATTGATTCAATGGAAGCAAGGTCTAAAAGCTATAATGACTTACGGGGAAAGCTAGAACAAGTAAAAAGCCAATTCAATGACATCGTCAATCTAGACGACCAACTTCAAGGAAAGGGGGCAGAATCCATCAAAGGCTTCTTTCAGGCCCAAATGGATGTTGCTGAAGCCTGGCTCCGCCTGATTGATCGAAACATTGCCTTTTTTAATGGCATTGCCGGAACTGCTGAGGACAAGAACTTATCAGGTGATACAGTTGTTCATGTTCCGTTTTTAGATGATGAGCTCACCCATCATGCAAGAAGCCATAAAGAAATGGTCTCAAGCCAACGGGACGAATTGAAAAGGATCTTCAACAGAATAGATGATCTGATTTCTCTTGACGCCTTCTCAAAGGAACAATTTGATGATCATATGGAAAAAGCAGAAAAAGACCGGAAAGATACAGCTGATGCGGTTGACCAGATTGATAATGATTTAAAATCAGAATACAACCTATCAGAGGGTGATGAACAATATGTCGTCGCACTCTTTCAGCAGCTAATGGAAGCATCCCGCCAAGGCAGCAAAATCCAACCGATTCATTTCAACGCAGAAGCCTACAAAGCTAGTGACGTCTATAAGCTGAAAGAACAAGCCGAGCAGCAAACAAAAGAATACCTCTCGTTTAAAGACGAACAAGAAAAATTTAGAGAACAGTTAAAGCGACAAGAGGAACTCGAAAATCGCCCATGGTACGAAAAAACTTGGGATGGAGTCAAAACCTTTACAGGAGAACTAACAGGCTACTACGATTATATCCGTGCATCAGAAGGAGTTGACCCTGTCACTGGTGAAAAACTAACAACAGGTCAACGTGTCGCAGCCGGAGCCATGGCAGCTGCAGGCTTTATTCCTGTCGTAGGCTGGGCAGGGCGCATCGTCAAAGGCGGAGGCGCCATCTACAAAACCGCCAAGGGCATGCATGCAGCCGACCAGGCATTAGACGTCTATCGAACGGCAAATACGTTCTCAACCCTTGAAAAAGCGGAGATGGGCATCTATGGGCTTGTGTCTGCCAATGGGTTTAGTGAGTACATAACGGGTAAGGATATGTTTGGGAATGAATTGACGGAAGAGCAGCAGAAGAATAGTCTTTATCAGGCGCTAGGGTTGTTGGCTGTTGGTGGTGGAGCTTATTATCTTAATAAGTTGCAGGCTGAGAATGCAGTTTATCAGGTTCCGAATATTGTTAAGAATAATCAAAGCAGAATAGAATACTTGAGAAATAAGTACGGAAAATTAACGCCAGAGGAACTACATAATAGAATTAATACAAGAGGGATTCATGAAGAAGCGATTAGATTTGGATCTAAAAAAACATGGGATGAATTCCTGGAAAACTCAAAAGGTACTGACAACATTGGAGAGATAAAAAATTCTTATATTAAATTAATAAAAGAACAATCACCTTGGCCAGAAGGGTTTACTCCTAAAAGAGGGACCTTAAAATCTGGAGATACATTTGAAATGGTACTGGATAATGCCCAACCACTAAACAAACCAGGTAGTTTTGGTACTTTTGATAAAATAACCGGTGTTGAGTATGCGAAAAATAATTTAGCTATTAAATCAAATTGGAAAGAGGACTTTGGGAAGGTTGTTACATACAGAGTGAAAACAGGAGTTGAACTACAAGTTTTAGAGGGCCCTGTTGGACCACAAATTGATATAGCAGCCAATAAATACTTACCTGGTGGAGGTACTCAAATACAAATACTACTTGATTGGAAAGAAAATAAAATGAATTATTTAGAGGTTGTATCAGTACGATCAAATAAATAA
- a CDS encoding YwqI/YxiC family protein translates to MVTIKLNYEAVIKELNEVKSALANVTIEPPQSSNLGKNRLDFTTYWLEREARIHQLISEYVEVVEKNIEDTKANVRSLKEQDEAITRN, encoded by the coding sequence ATGGTCACGATTAAACTAAATTATGAAGCCGTTATAAAAGAATTAAATGAAGTTAAGTCAGCATTAGCCAATGTAACGATTGAACCACCACAATCTAGTAATCTAGGGAAAAACCGCTTGGATTTTACTACTTATTGGCTTGAACGCGAAGCAAGAATCCATCAGCTCATAAGTGAGTATGTTGAGGTTGTTGAGAAAAACATAGAAGATACAAAAGCAAATGTACGTTCATTAAAAGAGCAGGATGAAGCAATTACAAGAAATTAA
- a CDS encoding YwqH-like family protein, with amino-acid sequence MMSLSNVLFSIQRSISSQSNDLDEKIDRLTQAKSDISREQDLLLQEIKKIKQPDLGREWTGNRADNFDHEREDAYSVMQKIGQTDYSSYQRLIEGKINMLEMERTVLNVTRALAYEAGQLVDKGEDAVDELADRISDLKRRLF; translated from the coding sequence ATGATGAGTTTATCAAATGTATTGTTTTCCATTCAAAGGTCGATCTCTTCGCAATCGAATGATCTTGATGAAAAAATTGATCGTTTGACACAAGCGAAAAGTGATATAAGTCGAGAGCAAGATCTTCTTCTCCAAGAAATAAAGAAAATAAAGCAACCAGATTTAGGCAGGGAATGGACAGGGAATAGAGCTGACAATTTTGATCATGAGCGCGAGGATGCCTATTCTGTTATGCAAAAGATCGGGCAAACTGATTACTCTAGCTATCAGAGATTAATCGAAGGTAAGATCAATATGTTAGAGATGGAACGAACTGTATTAAATGTAACAAGAGCCCTTGCCTATGAAGCAGGTCAATTAGTTGATAAGGGTGAAGATGCTGTAGATGAGCTTGCAGATCGAATTAGCGATTTGAAAAGGCGGTTATTTTAA
- the essA gene encoding type VII secretion protein EssA, which translates to MQCKQVSLVSLILLIMTTFQLLLAGVVHADTTEIDELVPNDYQKNQFKKNNELLHDDSLSDQRLNIPEELKGLNFQREKISQEDIIKSTLFLSESSDNNTIKAKALEMELFTEADSSMINSMEEDTPSSSNLSLTILIWAMVGICSLLLIVVLVVWSKSANKAKISSK; encoded by the coding sequence ATGCAATGTAAGCAAGTCTCACTTGTTTCGCTTATTCTGCTAATCATGACAACTTTTCAGCTATTGCTTGCAGGAGTTGTGCACGCAGATACCACGGAGATTGATGAGCTTGTTCCAAATGATTATCAAAAGAACCAATTCAAAAAAAATAATGAGTTGCTCCATGATGATTCATTATCAGACCAACGTTTAAACATACCTGAAGAATTAAAAGGTTTGAACTTTCAAAGAGAAAAGATATCCCAAGAAGATATCATAAAATCGACGTTATTTTTAAGTGAGTCAAGTGATAACAATACGATTAAAGCAAAAGCATTAGAAATGGAGCTATTTACAGAGGCAGATTCATCAATGATAAATAGTATGGAAGAGGATACACCATCCTCTTCCAATCTTTCATTAACCATTTTAATTTGGGCAATGGTTGGCATATGTAGTTTGTTATTAATTGTAGTATTGGTTGTTTGGAGTAAATCCGCTAATAAAGCAAAAATCTCTTCAAAATAG
- the esaA gene encoding type VII secretion protein EsaA gives MTEKASIFKLILVIILIVITPLLFFRTIGDNPLKVVKTENATKSIAIINEDIGTQEADEKIQFGQDVASILAESSNFEWTVVGRSAGESGLRNLKYDAIVYMPSDFSENIMTYDEANPVKTNFQYKVQSQLNAVNKEKVLVELEKATKRVNQKISSLYWNYVSADMEHIRQEFDEILQKEVAFQETMTAFYKPSSKNLAGQIDEQKAMLTSLQSSIQQIGERTPEQQATMEGYEQNLATFVEYVEQYKEYQAKQQILLAEIQANSIQSVNQATVDQQPLFIKSTSLFEDEGNTFIESMSKLDSRMENTEQVFGKLEEQRYSQVGRQISEFYKLQEKILEFYQQLKDSTLLNDVEGQLATLSDQLSVGEEPTEPEEPAEDEKDSPGKSDGKDQQLVTLNTEENGNGSGNHDENHGEDTTDQEEPEMPLEPEKPEQPNGPKVPVVDFESEMAELTSISEELTKIKTELTNLVDPKPEEMETSLSGLGVINDRILALKTALDTKETDKNPLEDDLKALQDSFNELLGVKNTLDETIANKNSQIQQLEDDNKQLIEDNLQLETDIDNLEEIKSQLESELTLYKDYESNIKEEIEKKEQSILASKALSETRKEHVNEIFSKDIKSKDLLQMMFYFSYLDRYEATLNSMLAENTAIVAVLGNEELQQEANKIAAITSEEQSSWDQLGKDMPTNQDALNTLEDGFTVFMAEYRQTVDEQQAKLVESLDGILQEATTVLDQIKQPDQMLTVVEPTTTVEGQEMVSGTERISEQMESIHTWMDSVGESQSSIIEYTGELQVQVSDVQVDADKLNDKWASNVSSTELIRDDVFSVLGNTFVDGQSNGYVYDFLTNPLKISGDIPEETESTTVKNIPPVVVLFIVLVCSLLIGYTSYYFQQPPLWLQGILFVLLTLIVGFVISLFGLDIYPLREESAVEWTVFTILLLAAGSALVRVAFTVHHLVGLFVTVGLVIFYVTPLLALTTPNFSFSDPMSNVYMSIQYGTDSLFTQAVMILALILAGLGMLQYFIGKARMSPDEKGSETHAM, from the coding sequence ATGACGGAAAAAGCAAGCATATTCAAGCTGATACTAGTCATCATATTAATTGTCATTACACCCCTTCTTTTCTTCCGTACAATCGGTGATAATCCTTTAAAGGTGGTTAAAACGGAAAATGCAACAAAATCCATTGCCATTATTAATGAGGATATCGGAACACAAGAAGCGGATGAAAAGATTCAGTTCGGTCAGGATGTTGCGTCAATTCTGGCGGAGAGTTCAAACTTTGAATGGACGGTTGTAGGTAGAAGTGCAGGTGAAAGTGGCCTGCGTAATTTAAAATACGATGCAATTGTTTATATGCCCTCAGATTTCTCAGAAAATATTATGACGTATGATGAGGCAAACCCTGTAAAAACAAATTTTCAGTATAAAGTGCAAAGTCAGCTAAATGCAGTTAATAAAGAAAAAGTGTTAGTAGAGCTTGAAAAAGCAACAAAAAGAGTAAATCAAAAAATTTCATCTCTTTACTGGAATTATGTTTCAGCAGACATGGAGCATATCCGCCAGGAGTTTGATGAAATTCTCCAAAAGGAAGTAGCGTTTCAAGAAACAATGACAGCATTCTATAAGCCAAGCTCAAAAAACCTTGCTGGACAAATAGATGAACAGAAAGCAATGCTCACAAGCTTGCAGTCTTCTATTCAGCAGATTGGTGAAAGAACTCCGGAGCAACAAGCAACAATGGAAGGCTATGAGCAAAATTTGGCAACCTTTGTTGAATATGTGGAGCAATATAAGGAGTATCAAGCGAAACAACAAATTCTCTTAGCTGAAATTCAAGCAAATTCAATCCAGTCTGTTAACCAAGCAACTGTAGATCAACAGCCTTTGTTTATCAAATCTACAAGTCTATTTGAAGATGAAGGCAATACGTTTATCGAAAGTATGTCAAAGCTTGATAGCCGAATGGAAAACACAGAGCAAGTCTTCGGGAAACTTGAGGAACAAAGATATAGTCAGGTCGGAAGACAAATTAGTGAGTTTTACAAGCTTCAAGAAAAAATTCTTGAGTTTTATCAGCAGTTAAAGGACTCAACTTTGCTAAATGATGTTGAGGGCCAGCTTGCTACTTTAAGTGATCAGCTTAGTGTTGGTGAGGAGCCTACAGAACCTGAAGAACCAGCTGAGGACGAAAAAGATAGTCCAGGTAAATCTGATGGAAAAGATCAACAATTAGTTACCTTGAACACAGAGGAAAATGGTAATGGCTCAGGTAATCATGACGAAAATCATGGTGAAGACACCACAGACCAAGAGGAACCTGAAATGCCTCTTGAGCCAGAAAAACCTGAACAGCCAAACGGTCCTAAAGTACCTGTTGTCGATTTCGAAAGTGAGATGGCGGAGTTAACCTCTATTTCAGAGGAGCTTACAAAGATAAAGACTGAACTTACTAATCTGGTTGATCCAAAACCGGAAGAGATGGAGACCTCGTTATCAGGCTTGGGTGTTATCAATGATCGTATCCTAGCTTTAAAAACAGCACTTGATACGAAAGAAACAGATAAAAACCCATTAGAGGATGATTTAAAAGCACTTCAGGATTCATTCAATGAATTACTAGGTGTTAAAAATACATTAGATGAAACAATTGCTAATAAAAATAGTCAAATTCAGCAACTAGAAGATGATAACAAACAACTAATAGAAGATAATCTCCAGTTGGAAACAGATATTGATAATTTGGAGGAAATAAAAAGTCAGCTTGAATCAGAGCTAACTTTATACAAAGACTATGAATCTAATATCAAAGAAGAAATTGAGAAAAAGGAACAATCAATCCTTGCATCTAAAGCACTTTCTGAAACAAGAAAAGAGCATGTAAATGAAATCTTTTCTAAGGATATAAAAAGTAAAGATCTTCTTCAGATGATGTTTTACTTCTCATATTTAGATCGCTATGAGGCGACATTAAACAGCATGCTTGCAGAAAACACTGCGATAGTAGCCGTTCTTGGTAATGAAGAATTGCAGCAAGAAGCAAATAAAATTGCCGCGATCACAAGCGAAGAACAATCTAGTTGGGATCAATTAGGTAAGGATATGCCGACAAACCAAGATGCGTTAAACACGCTAGAAGACGGCTTTACCGTATTTATGGCTGAATATCGTCAAACAGTCGATGAGCAACAAGCTAAGTTAGTCGAAAGCCTTGATGGAATTCTTCAGGAAGCAACAACGGTATTAGATCAAATTAAACAACCAGACCAAATGCTTACGGTTGTAGAACCGACAACAACTGTTGAAGGCCAGGAAATGGTTTCAGGAACAGAAAGAATTAGTGAGCAAATGGAATCAATTCATACTTGGATGGATTCTGTGGGTGAAAGTCAAAGCAGCATCATAGAATATACAGGAGAGCTTCAAGTACAAGTAAGTGATGTTCAAGTAGACGCAGATAAATTAAACGATAAATGGGCTTCAAATGTTTCGTCAACAGAGCTAATTCGAGATGACGTCTTCAGTGTTCTCGGTAATACATTTGTTGATGGTCAATCAAATGGCTATGTTTATGATTTCTTAACAAACCCGCTTAAGATTAGTGGTGATATTCCAGAAGAAACTGAAAGTACGACTGTGAAAAATATTCCACCAGTAGTTGTATTATTTATCGTTCTTGTATGCAGCTTACTTATCGGGTATACAAGTTATTATTTTCAACAGCCTCCGTTGTGGCTTCAGGGAATTCTATTTGTCTTATTAACTCTCATTGTTGGATTTGTCATTAGTTTATTTGGCTTAGACATCTACCCATTGCGAGAGGAAAGCGCGGTTGAATGGACTGTATTTACGATCCTTCTTCTTGCGGCAGGTTCAGCCCTAGTAAGAGTTGCATTTACTGTTCATCACTTAGTTGGACTGTTCGTCACGGTAGGTTTGGTGATCTTTTATGTAACACCATTGCTAGCATTAACAACACCGAACTTTAGTTTTTCAGATCCAATGTCCAATGTATACATGTCAATTCAATATGGGACAGATTCATTATTTACACAGGCTGTTATGATCCTTGCCTTGATATTAGCAGGGCTTGGAATGCTGCAATATTTCATTGGAAAAGCAAGAATGAGTCCAGATGAGAAGGGGTCAGAAACCCATGCAATGTAA